From the Candidatus Micrarchaeia archaeon genome, one window contains:
- a CDS encoding 4Fe-4S binding protein — protein sequence MVKINNFKCIKCGACVGVCPVQALVLTEEGITFDKNKCIKCGACVKICPANAVSKE from the coding sequence ATGGTAAAAATAAATAATTTTAAATGTATAAAATGCGGAGCATGTGTTGGGGTATGTCCAGTTCAAGCATTGGTATTGACCGAAGAAGGAATAACATTTGATAAAAATAAATGTATAAAATGCGGAGCATGTGTTAAAATATGCCCAGCAAACGCAGTATCTAAAGAATGA
- the twy1 gene encoding 4-demethylwyosine synthase TYW1, whose protein sequence is MEILDLLKKQRYHIVGNHSAVKTCKWFRESLIGNGTCYKNKFYGIKSHQCVQSTCSLQFCSQSCIFCWRSMADELGLKFNELPSNKFEWDPPEKILDGLLKEQLRFVSGYKGNKKTKKEIFEEASKPKLLTLSLAGEPTIYPYLAELILLAKKRGMITFLVTNGTFPDALKKLEKEDSLPDQLYISFDAPNEKIYNETCRPNNKKLWEEYLNTLDFIKKIKGKTRTVLRMTLIKNYNFCNEEEYSKLIKKAQPDYVEVKSFVFVGGARNPKRNLKLNQMITMDEIENFTKKIGELTNYMYVDKHIPSRVALLCRDKNVFDKRKDFENK, encoded by the coding sequence ATGGAAATATTAGATTTATTAAAAAAACAAAGGTATCACATAGTGGGAAATCATTCTGCGGTCAAAACATGTAAATGGTTTAGAGAATCTTTAATTGGAAATGGAACATGTTATAAAAATAAATTTTATGGGATAAAATCTCACCAATGTGTTCAATCAACTTGTTCTCTGCAGTTTTGTTCTCAATCTTGTATTTTTTGCTGGAGATCAATGGCTGATGAATTAGGATTAAAGTTTAATGAACTTCCTTCAAATAAATTTGAATGGGATCCCCCCGAAAAAATATTAGATGGTTTATTAAAAGAACAATTAAGATTTGTTTCGGGTTATAAAGGAAACAAGAAAACAAAAAAAGAAATATTTGAAGAAGCGTCTAAACCAAAATTATTAACTTTATCTTTAGCTGGTGAACCAACCATATATCCATATTTAGCAGAATTAATTTTATTAGCAAAGAAAAGAGGAATGATTACTTTTTTAGTTACTAATGGAACTTTTCCAGATGCATTAAAAAAATTAGAAAAAGAAGATTCATTGCCTGATCAATTATATATTTCTTTTGATGCACCAAATGAAAAAATATATAATGAAACATGCAGACCGAATAACAAAAAATTATGGGAGGAGTATTTAAATACACTAGATTTTATTAAAAAAATAAAAGGTAAGACAAGAACTGTTTTAAGAATGACTTTAATTAAAAATTATAATTTTTGTAATGAAGAAGAATATTCTAAATTAATAAAAAAAGCACAGCCAGATTATGTAGAGGTTAAATCATTTGTTTTTGTTGGTGGTGCAAGAAATCCAAAAAGAAATTTAAAATTAAATCAAATGATTACTATGGATGAAATAGAAAATTTCACAAAAAAAATTGGTGAATTGACTAATTATATGTATGTGGATAAACACATTCCCTCTCGTGTTGCGTTGTTATGTAGGGATAAAAATGTTTTTGATAAAAGAAAAGATTTTGAAAACAAATAA
- a CDS encoding TraB/GumN family protein has translation MELILVPTAHVSKKSIELVKKTINEEKPDLIAVELDKQRAMSLLSGKKPDLLTLLKNPGFLFMYSAQQIIGFILKSTPGEEMKTALLEAGKNNIPILLSDLPIQYTMQNLKKIPFREKLKLITPMKIKGIDSIEKLTNPKELRPLLIQIKERYPNTYKYLIEDRNNFIFNKIINSKQTKIVGVYGAGHIPGLEDLIKEYNLINLENKIQLKVIG, from the coding sequence ATGGAATTAATACTAGTACCAACAGCGCATGTTTCAAAAAAAAGCATTGAACTTGTTAAAAAAACAATAAATGAAGAAAAGCCAGACCTAATTGCAGTAGAATTAGATAAACAAAGAGCAATGTCTTTATTATCAGGAAAAAAACCAGACCTCCTTACTTTATTAAAAAATCCGGGTTTTTTATTTATGTATTCTGCACAGCAGATAATTGGATTTATTTTAAAATCAACACCTGGAGAAGAGATGAAAACTGCACTTTTAGAAGCAGGAAAAAATAATATTCCTATTTTATTATCTGATTTACCTATTCAATATACTATGCAAAATTTAAAGAAAATACCATTTAGAGAAAAATTAAAACTTATAACACCTATGAAAATCAAAGGAATAGATTCAATAGAAAAATTAACAAACCCAAAGGAACTAAGGCCTTTATTAATACAAATAAAAGAGAGATATCCAAACACATATAAATATTTAATTGAGGATAGAAATAACTTTATTTTTAATAAAATAATAAATTCAAAACAAACTAAAATTGTTGGAGTCTATGGAGCAGGACATATTCCTGGACTAGAAGATTTAATAAAAGAATATAATTTAATTAATTTAGAAAATAAAATTCAGTTAAAAGTGATTGGATGA
- a CDS encoding NAD(P)/FAD-dependent oxidoreductase has protein sequence MKYNSNYDIIVIGAGPGGSMAAKTASEHGAKVLLIERKKEIGAPVRCGEGIGLASLEGINVVIPEKSYSFQIGGSKLVSPDLKNEVVLRTKQTKGYVLDRKVFDKELAIAAGRAGAHIMVKSQVKSLLKEENKVIGVIVETENGDIQINSKIVIAMDGAESTIARMAGLNTTSDLYNSDAGYEYEMVNVPCEDLIEIYFSKEYAPRGYLWIFPKGKDVANVGVGIGGAEAPFAKKYLDDWINGPMKERFKNAQPVAIKGGLIPVGASKDQLVLDGFIVAGTAAHQVDPIHGGGIALAMKAGVLAGETAAQAIKDKDYSKQRLMEFQDNWNEKEEAKLKKRLKLRKALEMLNDDDLNKVIEVITDEDIEKLLDSNFAPVVTKVLTSRPQLLKAIGGLIK, from the coding sequence ATGAAATATAATTCTAATTATGATATTATTGTAATTGGTGCAGGTCCTGGGGGTTCAATGGCTGCAAAGACTGCATCAGAACATGGAGCAAAAGTTTTATTAATCGAAAGAAAAAAAGAGATTGGTGCGCCAGTCAGATGCGGTGAAGGAATTGGGTTAGCTAGTTTAGAAGGGATTAATGTTGTTATACCAGAAAAATCTTATTCTTTTCAAATCGGAGGTTCAAAATTAGTTTCTCCTGATTTAAAAAATGAAGTCGTTTTAAGAACAAAACAAACAAAAGGATATGTTTTAGATAGAAAAGTATTTGATAAAGAATTAGCAATTGCAGCAGGAAGAGCAGGAGCCCATATTATGGTTAAATCACAAGTTAAATCATTATTGAAAGAAGAAAATAAAGTAATTGGGGTAATAGTAGAAACTGAAAATGGAGATATACAAATTAATTCTAAAATAGTGATAGCTATGGATGGTGCAGAATCAACAATTGCAAGAATGGCAGGATTAAACACTACTTCAGATTTATACAATTCAGATGCTGGTTATGAATATGAAATGGTTAATGTACCTTGTGAGGATTTAATAGAAATATATTTTTCAAAAGAATATGCTCCAAGAGGATATTTGTGGATTTTTCCAAAAGGTAAAGATGTAGCTAATGTTGGAGTAGGAATAGGTGGAGCAGAAGCACCATTCGCAAAAAAATATTTAGATGATTGGATAAACGGGCCAATGAAAGAAAGATTCAAAAATGCACAGCCAGTCGCCATTAAAGGAGGTTTAATTCCTGTTGGTGCATCGAAAGACCAATTAGTTTTAGATGGATTTATAGTTGCAGGAACAGCAGCACACCAAGTAGATCCAATACATGGGGGAGGAATTGCATTAGCAATGAAAGCAGGAGTTTTAGCTGGAGAAACAGCAGCGCAAGCGATAAAAGATAAAGATTATTCAAAACAAAGATTAATGGAATTTCAAGATAACTGGAATGAAAAAGAAGAGGCAAAATTAAAAAAGAGATTAAAATTAAGAAAAGCTTTAGAAATGTTGAATGATGATGATTTAAATAAAGTAATTGAAGTTATAACTGACGAAGATATTGAAAAATTATTAGATAGTAATTTTGCACCAGTAGTTACAAAAGTTTTAACTAGCAGACCGCAATTATTAAAAGCGATTGGTGGTTTAATTAAGTGA
- a CDS encoding DNA-directed RNA polymerase subunit K, producing MEDLTKYERARIIGSRALQLEFGAPPLIDVKEFDNTLKIAEKELELGIIPLVVVRI from the coding sequence ATGGAAGATTTAACAAAATATGAAAGAGCAAGAATTATAGGTTCAAGAGCATTACAATTAGAATTTGGTGCGCCACCATTAATAGATGTAAAAGAATTTGATAACACTTTAAAAATAGCTGAAAAAGAATTAGAATTAGGTATAATTCCTTTAGTTGTTGTTAGAATTTAA
- a CDS encoding PH domain-containing protein: MEEETYRLSPKIKILWAMEYIIGIFVLWIILSVIYSVFFPDLKFLLLIPELPVVSYLFILFVLILFIGIPAYVWVKILYKNFTYTMGENEVLIRTGIIHKKRIDIPYTSIENVSVEKHLYERIFGLGTVVIDTAGGDSKEGLIPGVADTESVIKELLNRMKIAKGNSEKKDPKGNEETLPILKDILTELKSIKDALKQKKSEKNKKVNNLMDIKEFEKILAEQASKKKTKNSKKR, translated from the coding sequence ATGGAAGAAGAAACATATAGATTAAGCCCAAAAATAAAAATATTATGGGCTATGGAGTATATTATAGGAATTTTTGTTCTTTGGATTATTTTATCTGTAATTTATTCTGTTTTTTTTCCAGATTTAAAATTCCTTTTATTAATACCAGAATTGCCTGTTGTGTCTTATTTATTTATTCTATTTGTTTTGATTTTATTCATTGGGATTCCAGCATATGTTTGGGTTAAAATTTTATACAAAAATTTTACATATACTATGGGAGAAAACGAAGTTTTAATAAGAACAGGAATTATTCATAAAAAAAGAATTGATATCCCATATACTTCAATTGAAAATGTATCTGTTGAAAAACACCTTTATGAAAGGATATTCGGATTAGGTACAGTAGTAATTGATACTGCAGGTGGAGATTCAAAAGAAGGGTTAATTCCCGGAGTAGCAGATACTGAGTCTGTTATTAAAGAATTATTAAATAGAATGAAAATAGCAAAAGGAAATTCTGAAAAAAAAGACCCAAAAGGAAATGAAGAGACCCTACCAATTTTAAAAGATATCTTAACAGAATTAAAAAGTATAAAAGATGCTTTAAAACAAAAAAAATCTGAAAAAAACAAAAAAGTAAATAATTTAATGGATATTAAAGAATTCGAGAAGATATTAGCAGAACAAGCATCTAAGAAAAAAACAAAAAATAGTAAAAAAAGGTGA
- a CDS encoding ATPase, T2SS/T4P/T4SS family, whose product MCIITFEGNKAVMDCVRCSLGLGSSTCLNSHLKAIAGLEKRPKTHRYEEEVLVELNEKQTNILNEYISLIREIEKIIIKQDIYGIKEDDNFYYRKEIIRKFYEEMFMDPLISLRTLEEYKEEYPKRQMFIKDHQKFMNWKDEMSMNIKKTKLYILCKEKEGLQNAFMSLTNLNTFEYLSTSNMPIPENAKKIDSYDLDFGIKVEIYDILGKEEKLYVQSNLRIEKLDKTLKKILNKKITSRLKEFAIEGDLRTIHEEKLREFRIEFMDESMIEGKTITNEEATAMGRETANWLIGLGGPIENISLDKEITDIYIDSQNSPIYIEHQKYGVCHTLWRYNEEMLEKAFLNVIFESGHSRKFDKNNPVIDVVLPRLNMRCHLQRPPATFGDLQAALRLMRNQPFTYPLYLDYKSLTPFFAGYDDFMVSVGSSEAVMGLKASGKTSFISAKISAIGTKRRILPIQDIEEIPVAAYRKRGFHIGAIRVQSSEKEEMSKTELDLVTMANVSLRMGDACVIINEIRSRLAIQGVINLLNTQPGVFLLYNLHAESLQDVQDRLELVFGMPSASMFSTDRYTILKKARFGRQSRIYRIIGEQYEVDPIKHKFIEVFSFNKEDSIEECKLKCNFIGNPEASAWDLKDLDLIKLEKNLKIIFVPPTLARRSEESGLSIEQCIMQAFFKGKMYFDIYNMSKKYNDPQLLEIDFVLKINALANNLLKNNENKKGEVDYSKLVPLWEKEFDRLIKEDINSRKIE is encoded by the coding sequence ATGTGTATAATTACCTTTGAAGGCAACAAAGCAGTAATGGATTGTGTAAGGTGCTCTTTAGGCTTGGGTTCCTCAACTTGTTTAAATAGCCACCTAAAAGCAATTGCTGGGCTTGAAAAAAGACCAAAAACCCATAGATATGAGGAGGAAGTGTTAGTTGAATTAAATGAAAAACAAACAAATATACTAAATGAATACATTTCATTAATAAGAGAGATAGAAAAAATAATAATTAAACAAGATATTTATGGAATTAAAGAGGATGATAATTTTTATTATAGAAAAGAAATAATTAGAAAATTTTATGAAGAAATGTTTATGGATCCTTTAATTTCTTTAAGAACATTAGAAGAATATAAAGAAGAATATCCTAAAAGACAAATGTTTATAAAAGACCATCAAAAATTTATGAATTGGAAAGACGAAATGAGTATGAATATAAAAAAAACAAAACTATATATCTTATGTAAAGAAAAAGAAGGTTTACAAAATGCATTTATGTCTTTAACAAATCTTAATACTTTTGAATATTTATCTACTTCTAATATGCCAATACCTGAAAATGCTAAAAAAATAGATTCTTATGACTTAGATTTTGGTATTAAAGTTGAAATTTATGATATTTTAGGCAAAGAAGAAAAATTATATGTTCAATCTAATTTAAGAATAGAAAAATTAGATAAAACACTCAAAAAAATATTAAATAAAAAAATAACAAGTAGATTAAAAGAATTTGCAATTGAAGGGGATTTAAGAACAATACATGAAGAGAAATTAAGAGAATTTAGAATTGAATTCATGGATGAAAGCATGATAGAAGGAAAAACAATAACAAATGAAGAAGCAACAGCAATGGGAAGAGAAACTGCAAACTGGTTAATTGGTTTGGGAGGACCAATTGAAAACATAAGTTTAGATAAGGAAATTACTGATATTTATATAGACAGCCAGAATTCTCCAATTTATATTGAACACCAAAAATATGGAGTATGCCATACCTTATGGAGATACAACGAAGAAATGCTTGAAAAAGCTTTTTTAAATGTTATATTTGAATCTGGACACTCTAGAAAATTTGATAAAAATAATCCAGTAATAGATGTAGTACTCCCTAGATTAAATATGAGATGCCATTTACAAAGACCGCCAGCAACATTTGGTGATTTACAAGCAGCTCTCAGATTAATGAGAAATCAACCATTTACTTATCCATTATATTTAGATTATAAATCTTTAACTCCTTTTTTTGCTGGTTATGATGATTTTATGGTATCAGTGGGGTCATCAGAAGCAGTAATGGGATTAAAAGCATCGGGTAAAACTTCTTTTATAAGTGCAAAAATATCTGCAATTGGAACAAAAAGGAGAATATTACCAATTCAAGATATTGAAGAAATACCAGTAGCTGCATATAGAAAAAGAGGATTTCATATAGGTGCAATAAGAGTTCAATCTTCTGAAAAAGAAGAAATGTCAAAAACAGAATTAGATTTAGTTACTATGGCAAATGTATCTTTAAGAATGGGGGATGCATGTGTAATTATTAATGAAATAAGATCTAGATTAGCTATTCAAGGAGTTATTAATTTATTAAATACTCAACCAGGGGTTTTCTTATTATACAATCTACACGCTGAATCATTACAAGATGTACAAGATAGATTAGAATTAGTGTTTGGTATGCCTTCTGCTTCTATGTTTTCAACAGATAGATATACAATATTAAAAAAAGCAAGATTTGGAAGACAAAGTAGGATTTATAGGATAATTGGAGAGCAATATGAGGTTGATCCAATAAAACATAAATTTATTGAAGTATTTTCATTTAATAAAGAAGATTCAATTGAAGAATGCAAATTAAAATGTAATTTTATAGGTAATCCAGAAGCAAGTGCTTGGGATTTAAAAGATTTAGATTTGATTAAATTAGAAAAAAATTTAAAAATTATTTTTGTGCCCCCCACACTAGCAAGAAGGAGTGAAGAAAGTGGATTAAGTATAGAACAATGCATTATGCAGGCCTTTTTCAAAGGAAAAATGTATTTTGATATATACAATATGAGTAAAAAATATAATGACCCTCAGTTATTAGAAATTGATTTTGTATTAAAAATAAATGCTCTTGCTAATAATTTATTAAAAAATAATGAAAATAAAAAAGGTGAAGTTGATTATAGCAAATTAGTTCCATTATGGGAAAAAGAGTTTGATAGATTAATAAAAGAAGATATAAATTCAAGAAAAATTGAATAA
- a CDS encoding S16 family serine protease, which yields MKKEIFILLFITILIFSTCQSGSVQIDVPAVVGGENGGSLAIKINIDSGNGNIYTSIFPKTGISTQSSEENAVISAFNYYNKNLDECNIYFDVVNTLNSKFVDGPSAGAAMAVAVSSVLNDKELRNDVIISGSIDKEGNIGTVGGISEKSLAAVESGKKYFLTPLNSVRYKLIASALEDLRDIKIIDVRTLEEANNIFFQTKGTKVESKINLIEKTEIPVNLTTTIKNKNLEMFVNIGYKMADEFENEINEYINYVGVDSSRYEFLEYFKEEIDIQKGILNKGYGFTSANNIFLQKIDFEFLKKIGEINLETEKEEAQNCLDSFELNEKTIDNWEWLSGSEMRLNWAQDKLDQLPSLSVKRTEGEEYPYLYEILYAKSWCEIANDLNVEGKENKINESNLEIYARNTLLLEQEYISTQPEINSEAVRHLRTAQIAFNKKQYISTIYEVAFAHALQESTSDIFYNINFEKTIDDMYEDNNKSSLWGQVYLTQAKYIYESGDKEDAYTIFKLSNEFEKATNEITISLLNDTIITESDHENEEIKKVECNKIILFFSVIIILESIILIILFFLKYNQ from the coding sequence ATGAAAAAAGAAATTTTTATTTTATTATTTATAACTATATTAATTTTCTCTACTTGTCAAAGTGGGTCAGTACAAATTGATGTTCCAGCAGTAGTTGGGGGGGAAAATGGCGGCTCTTTAGCAATTAAAATTAATATTGATTCTGGAAATGGAAATATATATACTTCTATTTTTCCAAAAACCGGAATTTCAACTCAATCTTCTGAAGAAAACGCAGTAATTTCTGCATTTAATTATTATAATAAAAATTTAGATGAATGTAATATTTATTTTGATGTAGTAAATACATTAAATAGTAAATTTGTTGATGGACCAAGTGCGGGTGCAGCTATGGCTGTTGCTGTTTCATCTGTTTTAAATGATAAAGAATTAAGAAATGATGTTATAATTTCAGGTTCTATTGATAAAGAAGGTAATATAGGTACTGTTGGGGGGATATCTGAGAAATCTTTAGCAGCAGTAGAATCAGGTAAAAAATATTTTTTAACTCCTTTAAATTCTGTTAGATATAAATTAATAGCTTCGGCTTTGGAGGATTTAAGAGATATAAAAATAATTGATGTAAGAACATTAGAAGAAGCAAATAATATTTTTTTTCAGACAAAAGGAACTAAAGTTGAAAGTAAAATTAATTTAATAGAGAAAACAGAGATACCTGTTAATTTAACCACCACTATAAAAAATAAGAATTTAGAAATGTTTGTAAATATCGGATATAAAATGGCTGATGAATTTGAAAATGAAATAAATGAATATATAAATTATGTTGGGGTTGATTCAAGTAGATATGAATTTTTAGAGTATTTTAAAGAAGAAATTGATATCCAAAAAGGAATTTTAAATAAAGGATATGGTTTTACTTCTGCAAATAATATTTTTTTACAAAAAATAGATTTTGAATTTTTAAAGAAAATCGGGGAAATTAATTTAGAAACCGAAAAAGAAGAAGCACAAAATTGTTTAGATTCTTTTGAATTAAATGAAAAAACAATAGATAATTGGGAATGGTTATCTGGAAGTGAAATGCGCTTGAATTGGGCGCAGGATAAATTAGATCAATTGCCTTCTTTATCAGTAAAAAGAACAGAAGGAGAAGAATATCCATATTTATATGAAATATTATATGCAAAATCTTGGTGTGAAATTGCAAATGATTTAAATGTTGAAGGAAAAGAGAATAAAATTAATGAATCTAATTTAGAAATTTATGCAAGAAATACTTTATTATTAGAACAAGAATATATTTCTACACAACCAGAAATAAATTCTGAGGCAGTAAGGCATTTAAGGACAGCACAAATAGCATTTAATAAAAAACAATATATTTCTACAATATATGAAGTTGCATTTGCTCATGCACTTCAAGAATCGACTTCTGATATATTTTATAATATTAATTTTGAAAAAACTATAGATGATATGTATGAAGATAATAATAAATCAAGTTTGTGGGGGCAGGTTTATTTAACACAAGCAAAATATATTTATGAATCTGGAGATAAAGAAGATGCATATACTATTTTTAAATTATCAAATGAATTTGAAAAAGCAACAAATGAGATAACAATATCACTCTTAAATGATACAATTATTACGGAATCAGACCATGAAAATGAAGAAATAAAAAAAGTAGAATGTAATAAAATAATCTTGTTTTTTTCTGTGATTATAATATTAGAATCAATCATATTGATTATTCTATTTTTTTTAAAATATAACCAGTGA
- a CDS encoding DUF2584 family protein, with protein MGFKTEFNWILKLTKQQGLDESTLAENRIYEFFKKDHRVYPLDTPIELVDEDWISIGLVTILEYTVGGGHTNGKYKVLEIYPKEKRRSLQ; from the coding sequence ATGGGATTTAAAACAGAATTTAATTGGATATTAAAATTGACTAAACAACAGGGGTTAGATGAGAGTACTTTAGCAGAGAATAGAATATATGAATTTTTCAAAAAAGATCATAGAGTTTATCCTCTTGATACACCAATAGAACTTGTTGATGAAGATTGGATTTCTATTGGTTTGGTTACCATTTTGGAATATACTGTAGGTGGTGGACACACTAATGGTAAATATAAGGTTTTAGAAATATATCCAAAAGAAAAAAGAAGAAGTTTGCAATAA
- a CDS encoding GTP-binding protein, which yields MSVQDKIKEIEEEMFRTQKNKATEHHLGLLKAKLAKLRKDSTSSKSGIKGGFEVKKTGDSTVVFIGLPSTGKSTLLNALTGSKSETASYEFTTLTCIPGVLKYNGADIQLLDLPGIIEGASKGSGRGREILTVARNADLILLITDVYKPNRDILIKELENIGIRVDQKPPDITIKRKERGGIEINKTVKLTKISEEMIKSILGEYSIHNAHVVIRTNIDVDQFIDVVVGNRKYIPSLTILNKVDLVNKDYFKQITHKFIPISAQEIEGIEELKKQIYEKLDLIRVFTKPRREKADLGEPMMLKRDSTVEKFCEYLHKELLEDFRYALIWGPSAKHPGQQVGLKHKLKDKDIISIITKTGNI from the coding sequence ATGTCTGTTCAAGATAAAATAAAAGAAATAGAAGAAGAGATGTTTAGAACACAAAAGAACAAAGCTACTGAACATCATTTAGGTTTATTAAAAGCAAAACTTGCTAAATTAAGAAAGGATTCAACTTCTTCAAAATCAGGTATTAAAGGAGGATTTGAAGTTAAAAAAACTGGAGATTCAACAGTAGTTTTTATTGGATTACCATCAACAGGTAAATCCACTTTATTAAATGCATTAACTGGTTCTAAATCAGAAACTGCTTCATATGAATTTACAACCTTAACATGTATTCCTGGCGTTTTAAAATATAATGGAGCAGATATTCAATTACTAGACCTCCCAGGTATTATTGAAGGTGCTTCAAAAGGTTCTGGAAGAGGGAGAGAAATATTAACAGTAGCAAGAAATGCTGATTTAATTTTATTAATAACTGATGTATATAAACCAAATAGAGATATTTTAATAAAAGAATTAGAAAACATTGGAATAAGAGTTGATCAAAAACCCCCAGATATCACAATTAAAAGAAAGGAAAGGGGAGGAATAGAGATTAATAAAACCGTAAAATTAACTAAAATAAGTGAAGAAATGATAAAATCCATTTTAGGAGAATATAGTATACATAATGCGCACGTAGTAATAAGAACTAACATTGATGTAGATCAATTTATTGATGTTGTTGTTGGGAATAGAAAATATATTCCTTCTTTAACTATATTAAATAAAGTTGATTTAGTAAATAAAGATTATTTTAAACAAATAACACATAAATTCATTCCTATTTCTGCACAAGAAATTGAAGGTATTGAAGAATTAAAAAAACAAATATATGAAAAGCTGGATTTAATTAGAGTATTTACAAAACCAAGAAGAGAAAAAGCTGATTTAGGAGAGCCTATGATGCTAAAAAGAGATTCAACAGTTGAAAAATTTTGTGAATATTTACATAAAGAATTATTAGAAGACTTTAGATATGCACTTATTTGGGGTCCAAGCGCAAAACACCCAGGTCAGCAAGTCGGATTAAAACACAAATTAAAAGATAAAGATATAATTTCAATAATAACCAAGACTGGAAATATATAA
- a CDS encoding tRNA (cytidine(56)-2'-O)-methyltransferase: MVINILRLGHRIVRDKRITTHICLVARAFGANKIILSGEYDPSILNSIKKVNENWGGEFEIEYKKKWSDVIKEHIKQEFCIVHLTMYGELIQDKIYELQKNKNLLIVVGGEKVPSEIYKQATYNISITNQPHSEVAALAIFLDKYSNSKEFDLNFNNAKLKIKPCKAGKEFLI, encoded by the coding sequence ATGGTTATTAATATACTTCGCCTTGGTCATAGAATTGTAAGAGATAAACGAATAACTACACATATTTGTTTAGTTGCACGAGCGTTTGGTGCAAATAAAATAATTTTATCTGGAGAATATGATCCTAGTATTTTAAATTCAATAAAAAAAGTTAATGAAAATTGGGGAGGAGAATTTGAGATCGAGTATAAAAAAAAATGGAGTGATGTTATTAAAGAGCATATAAAACAGGAGTTTTGTATAGTTCATTTAACTATGTATGGTGAATTAATTCAGGATAAAATTTATGAATTGCAAAAAAACAAAAATTTATTAATTGTGGTTGGTGGAGAGAAAGTACCATCAGAAATTTATAAACAAGCAACGTATAATATCAGTATAACAAATCAGCCGCATTCAGAAGTTGCAGCTTTAGCAATTTTTTTAGATAAATATTCTAATTCAAAAGAATTTGATTTAAATTTTAACAATGCAAAATTAAAAATAAAGCCATGTAAAGCAGGAAAAGAGTTTTTAATCTAA